The following proteins are co-located in the uncultured Draconibacterium sp. genome:
- a CDS encoding patatin-like phospholipase family protein, translated as MDFRSVYFSLLLLVVFTINGFAQVPDNKEKNKRPKVGLVMSGGGAKGFAYIGLLKVLEEVDMPIDYIGGSSMGAITAALYSVGYSAETISQIIREQDWDSFISDVQERKYVSFEEKLFSDKFVFTLPLQGNGVSLSKSLNTSFNIDLMLNNLFAPVAQISDFSQLPVPFLCVGTDLLTGEAIVLKKGNLARAVRASMAIPGYFSPTKYDGRYLIDGGVVNNYPAEYVKEMGADIIIGLDVQSGLKSSIDEIESITTVLDQVISFYRVEANKRGMKMTDHYVKIDMPYGMLDFNQYDSIMAIGERVARENYADLKALADSLNALDTERPKRIHTPLQDSIDINQIVWADEQIKNYDKYQGFLTEMRNNRTALSDLEQKMLLLNGSRVFNELRYELEPAENDKVDVKIETGNINKGSLSAGIHYDNYSKGSVLINLALRNIKEGRAKLFTDMVLGENPRLKSMFIINNGFKPGFGMETDLYSMSFSQYDHGKKVNKWDFDNLSVSAFIPMTIKNNYLIKFGFKYENFRFKQDVVIDPDLDAYNKFADYGNLFFSFHHDSRNRTTFSSKGRLLELQFKHVFPFSDQWSDILSNGSILSFRYNSNIRMAEKWIYKPEIFAGYTFTDKITPFAESQVTGPRIPAVQHLFAFGGLNPRNYVDSHISFTGLRYLESLGIYAGKISTNFEYNFYPKLYVTFMTDVGMMENELGNLDNIELLLGYGTKFSYNSFIGPVELVFASSNIDRNLNLFFNVGFWF; from the coding sequence ATGGATTTTCGAAGCGTATACTTTTCACTTTTACTTTTAGTGGTTTTTACCATTAATGGTTTTGCTCAGGTTCCGGATAATAAAGAAAAGAACAAGCGCCCAAAAGTGGGTTTGGTGATGAGTGGAGGAGGTGCGAAAGGTTTTGCATATATTGGCTTGTTAAAAGTGCTCGAAGAAGTGGATATGCCCATTGATTATATTGGTGGTTCGAGCATGGGAGCCATTACAGCTGCTTTGTATTCAGTCGGTTATTCAGCGGAAACCATTTCCCAAATTATCAGAGAACAAGATTGGGATAGTTTTATCAGCGATGTACAAGAGCGCAAATATGTATCGTTTGAAGAGAAATTGTTTAGCGATAAATTTGTGTTCACTTTACCATTGCAGGGAAATGGCGTTTCGCTTAGTAAATCGTTAAATACCAGTTTTAACATCGATTTGATGTTGAATAATCTTTTCGCTCCGGTGGCTCAAATAAGCGATTTTAGTCAACTCCCTGTTCCGTTTTTATGTGTGGGAACCGATTTGCTTACCGGAGAAGCTATTGTGCTGAAGAAAGGAAATCTGGCACGTGCAGTGAGAGCTTCCATGGCGATTCCCGGTTATTTTTCGCCTACAAAATACGATGGCAGGTATTTGATTGATGGTGGTGTAGTTAACAATTATCCGGCAGAGTATGTAAAAGAAATGGGCGCTGATATTATTATTGGTCTTGATGTACAAAGTGGATTGAAGTCGAGTATCGACGAAATTGAATCAATAACCACTGTTCTCGATCAGGTGATTAGTTTTTACAGGGTGGAAGCCAATAAGCGCGGTATGAAAATGACCGATCATTATGTGAAAATTGATATGCCATACGGAATGCTTGATTTTAATCAGTACGACTCTATTATGGCCATTGGCGAACGTGTGGCACGTGAAAATTATGCCGATCTGAAAGCTTTGGCTGATTCACTGAATGCACTCGATACCGAACGACCGAAACGAATACACACGCCGCTGCAGGATTCAATAGACATAAATCAGATAGTTTGGGCCGATGAGCAGATTAAAAACTACGACAAGTATCAGGGCTTTCTTACCGAAATGCGAAATAACAGAACGGCTCTTTCCGATCTGGAACAGAAAATGCTGCTTTTAAATGGTTCGCGCGTTTTTAACGAATTACGTTACGAACTTGAGCCGGCAGAAAATGATAAGGTTGATGTAAAAATAGAAACCGGAAACATCAATAAAGGCAGTTTGTCAGCAGGTATCCATTACGACAATTATTCGAAAGGGAGCGTTTTGATTAATTTGGCCTTACGAAATATAAAAGAGGGCAGGGCAAAACTTTTTACCGATATGGTTTTGGGTGAAAATCCAAGACTAAAATCAATGTTTATCATCAACAATGGATTTAAACCGGGTTTTGGAATGGAAACCGATTTGTATTCGATGAGTTTTTCGCAGTACGACCACGGTAAAAAAGTAAATAAATGGGATTTCGATAATTTAAGTGTATCGGCATTTATACCCATGACCATAAAAAACAATTACCTGATTAAGTTTGGTTTTAAATACGAAAATTTCAGGTTTAAACAGGACGTAGTAATCGATCCTGATTTGGATGCCTACAATAAATTTGCTGACTACGGAAATTTGTTTTTTTCCTTTCATCACGACTCCAGAAACCGAACAACTTTCTCAAGCAAAGGCCGCTTACTCGAACTTCAGTTTAAACATGTTTTCCCGTTTTCTGACCAGTGGAGCGATATTTTATCAAATGGATCCATATTATCGTTTAGGTATAACAGCAATATCAGAATGGCTGAAAAATGGATTTACAAACCCGAAATTTTTGCAGGTTATACTTTTACCGATAAAATAACTCCGTTTGCTGAATCTCAGGTAACAGGACCGAGAATTCCGGCAGTTCAGCACCTTTTTGCTTTTGGTGGTTTAAATCCGCGTAATTATGTCGACAGTCACATCTCTTTTACCGGTCTTCGGTATTTGGAAAGTCTCGGAATTTATGCCGGAAAAATCAGTACAAATTTTGAATATAACTTCTATCCCAAACTGTATGTTACTTTTATGACAGATGTTGGTATGATGGAAAATGAACTTGGTAATCTGGATAATATTGAATTATTGTTGGGCTACGGAACCAAGTTTAGTTACAACAGCTTCATCGGGCCGGTTGAGTTGGTTTTTGCCAGTTCCAATATCGATCGAAACTTAAACCTGTTTTTTAATGTAGGTTTTTGGTTCTGA
- the nhaC gene encoding Na+/H+ antiporter NhaC yields MTNKREASLFLALLPILILIGLLTLNVLLFDDTLSGANQVALMLAAAIAGVIAFRLGFGWESIRKKIVSTIGSAMPSILILLLIGSLAGTWLISGVVPAMIYYGLDIISPKLFLFTAVVVSAIVSVATGSSWSTIATIGVALLGIGKAIGIDEAVVAGAIISGAYFGDKMSPLSDTTNLAPAMAGTDLFTHIKYMTYTTVPTMTLTLIIFLVIGFNYDFSTATVDVENVKLAIDSTFNTSPLLFLVPVILLTVIILKVPPLPSLLIGTLLGGVFAVIFQPEIIRQIAGHIENYSTASYYSVMQAMFGDISLSTSDENVNDLLSTSGMRGMLDTVWLILSAMVFGGVMESAGLLKRITQPIIKYAKSTGSLVASTVATCIFFNTTASDQYIALVVPGRMFRKSYENKGLKPELLSRTLEDSGTITSVLIPWNTCGATQSRVLGVDTWAYAPYAFFNIISPFMTILFAYLNIKIRRFAKGEKPENNTEE; encoded by the coding sequence ATGACAAACAAACGCGAAGCATCCCTTTTTTTGGCCTTGTTGCCAATCCTTATATTAATCGGATTATTAACTCTTAACGTACTCCTATTTGACGACACGCTCTCGGGTGCCAACCAGGTAGCTTTGATGTTAGCCGCTGCAATTGCCGGCGTAATCGCGTTCCGTTTGGGATTTGGATGGGAAAGCATACGAAAAAAGATTGTTTCCACCATAGGATCGGCCATGCCCTCTATTTTAATTCTGCTTCTTATTGGTTCACTTGCCGGCACATGGCTGATAAGTGGTGTTGTTCCTGCTATGATTTATTATGGTTTGGATATTATATCGCCCAAATTATTTTTGTTTACCGCTGTGGTAGTAAGTGCAATTGTAAGTGTAGCTACCGGAAGTTCGTGGTCTACCATTGCAACAATCGGAGTTGCGCTGCTAGGTATTGGTAAAGCCATTGGAATTGATGAAGCAGTGGTTGCCGGGGCGATTATCAGCGGCGCCTATTTTGGCGACAAAATGAGCCCTTTAAGCGATACTACCAACCTGGCACCAGCCATGGCAGGAACCGATTTATTTACGCACATAAAATACATGACATACACCACGGTGCCTACAATGACACTGACGCTGATTATATTTCTTGTTATTGGTTTTAACTACGATTTTTCAACGGCAACAGTGGATGTTGAAAATGTAAAACTGGCCATCGACAGTACCTTTAACACAAGTCCATTGTTATTTTTAGTACCTGTTATTTTGTTGACTGTTATTATTTTAAAAGTTCCGCCGCTGCCCTCGTTACTGATTGGAACATTACTGGGCGGTGTTTTTGCAGTTATTTTCCAACCCGAAATCATACGTCAGATTGCCGGCCATATCGAAAACTATTCAACCGCATCGTATTATTCTGTTATGCAGGCAATGTTTGGCGATATTAGTCTTTCAACAAGCGACGAAAACGTCAATGACTTATTGAGTACTTCCGGGATGCGCGGAATGCTTGACACCGTTTGGCTTATTCTTTCAGCCATGGTATTTGGTGGAGTTATGGAGTCGGCCGGCTTATTGAAACGAATTACACAACCTATCATAAAATATGCAAAAAGCACAGGGAGTTTGGTTGCCTCAACGGTCGCAACCTGTATATTTTTTAATACAACCGCATCCGATCAGTACATTGCTTTGGTTGTTCCCGGGCGAATGTTTCGCAAGTCTTACGAAAACAAAGGACTAAAACCTGAATTGTTAAGCCGTACACTTGAAGACAGTGGTACAATTACATCTGTTCTAATTCCCTGGAATACTTGTGGCGCCACCCAATCAAGAGTGCTCGGAGTGGATACCTGGGCCTATGCACCCTATGCATTTTTCAATATTATTAGTCCTTTTATGACAATACTTTTTGCTTACCTTAACATAAAAATCAGACGATTTGCAAAAGGTGAAAAACCTGAGAACAATACAGAAGAATAA